The Pseudomonas extremaustralis genome contains a region encoding:
- a CDS encoding putative signal transducing protein, giving the protein MQRIYEPENLMEGELLQQMLASEGIEAHLVGRHLLGGTGELPIFGLLGLEVDNDRAADARALITAYMDAQPMRGDEPDSFPDVLVC; this is encoded by the coding sequence ATGCAGCGAATCTATGAACCGGAAAACCTGATGGAAGGCGAGTTGCTCCAGCAGATGCTCGCCAGCGAGGGGATCGAGGCGCACCTGGTGGGCCGCCATCTGCTTGGCGGTACTGGCGAACTGCCGATATTCGGCCTGCTGGGGCTGGAGGTGGACAACGACCGGGCCGCCGACGCCCGCGCGCTGATTACCGCCTACATGGACGCGCAGCCGATGCGCGGCGATGAACCCGACAGCTTCCCGGACGTACTGGTCTGTTAG
- a CDS encoding PA4642 family protein: MRKDKKQVIGDEIGDDQIKLFLAFEPVDKTSPSLHKLIKAYRGLRIDDFERFLVFFKEAGLDLDGKDEQGQTFVDLIKDQRNAAEYIELIENARG, translated from the coding sequence ATGCGTAAAGATAAGAAACAGGTGATTGGTGACGAGATTGGCGACGACCAGATCAAGTTATTCCTGGCCTTTGAACCGGTCGACAAGACTTCACCGTCCCTGCACAAACTGATCAAGGCCTACCGTGGCTTGCGTATCGACGACTTCGAGCGGTTCCTGGTTTTTTTCAAGGAAGCCGGCCTGGACCTCGACGGCAAGGATGAACAGGGTCAGACCTTTGTCGACCTGATCAAAGACCAGCGCAACGCCGCCGAGTACATCGAATTGATCGAAAACGCCCGCGGCTGA
- a CDS encoding uracil-xanthine permease family protein → MQDEFNDPLWRQILSGAQMLFVAFGALVLMPLITGLDPNVALFTAGLGTLLFQVVTGRQVPVFLASSFAFITPIILAKGQFGLAATMGGVMAAGFVYTFLGLAVKIKGTGFIDRLLPPIVIGPVIISIGLAMAPIAANMAMGKSGDGAELIHYQTAMMISMPALLTTLIVAVFGKGIFRLVPIISGVLVGFAMSFYFGVVDTAKIAAAPWFALPHFTAPEFNWQAILFIVPVALAPAIEHIGGVIAVGSVTGRDYLKKPGLHRTLLGDGIATTAAGLFGGPPNTTYAEVTGAVMLTKNYNPKIMTWAAVFAISLAFIGKFGALLQSIPVPVMGGILCLLFGSIAAVGMNTLIRHRIDLGEARNLVIVSVTLVFGIGGVLVGTGTGPDDFGLKGIALCAVVAIGLNLLLPGNDGWKNKKSDEPLL, encoded by the coding sequence ATGCAGGATGAATTCAACGACCCGCTTTGGCGCCAGATCCTGTCTGGCGCACAAATGCTCTTCGTAGCATTTGGCGCGCTGGTGTTGATGCCGCTGATCACAGGTCTTGATCCAAACGTCGCACTGTTCACCGCAGGCCTGGGCACGCTGTTGTTCCAGGTGGTGACAGGGCGGCAGGTGCCGGTATTCCTGGCATCGAGTTTTGCCTTCATCACCCCGATCATTCTCGCCAAGGGCCAGTTCGGCCTCGCGGCGACAATGGGCGGGGTGATGGCAGCCGGCTTCGTTTATACGTTCCTCGGCCTGGCAGTGAAGATCAAGGGCACCGGTTTTATCGACCGCTTGCTACCGCCGATCGTCATCGGGCCGGTGATCATCTCCATCGGCCTGGCCATGGCGCCGATCGCCGCGAATATGGCGATGGGCAAATCCGGTGACGGCGCCGAGCTGATCCATTACCAGACCGCGATGATGATCTCGATGCCAGCCCTGCTGACCACCCTGATCGTGGCGGTGTTCGGCAAAGGCATTTTCCGCCTGGTGCCGATCATCTCCGGCGTGCTGGTGGGCTTTGCCATGTCGTTCTACTTTGGCGTGGTCGACACGGCAAAGATCGCCGCAGCGCCGTGGTTCGCCCTGCCCCACTTCACCGCGCCGGAGTTCAACTGGCAGGCGATCCTGTTTATCGTCCCGGTGGCCCTGGCCCCGGCGATCGAACATATCGGCGGTGTGATTGCGGTGGGCAGCGTGACCGGTCGCGATTACCTGAAGAAGCCTGGCCTGCACCGCACCTTGCTCGGTGACGGCATTGCCACCACGGCCGCCGGCCTGTTTGGCGGCCCGCCGAACACCACCTACGCCGAAGTGACGGGCGCGGTGATGCTGACCAAGAACTACAACCCGAAAATCATGACCTGGGCAGCGGTGTTTGCCATCAGCCTGGCGTTTATCGGCAAGTTCGGCGCGCTGTTGCAAAGCATCCCGGTACCGGTGATGGGCGGGATTCTGTGCTTGCTGTTCGGCTCGATTGCCGCGGTGGGGATGAACACGTTGATCCGCCACCGGATCGACCTGGGCGAAGCGCGCAATCTGGTGATTGTGTCGGTGACCCTGGTGTTCGGCATTGGCGGTGTACTGGTGGGTACCGGCACCGGCCCGGATGACTTCGGCCTCAAGGGCATCGCCCTGTGTGCGGTGGTAGCGATTGGCTTGAACCTGCTGCTACCGGGCAATGATGGCTGGAAGAACAAGAAATCGGACGAGCCATTGCTGTAA
- the upp gene encoding uracil phosphoribosyltransferase, which yields MPTREIRHPLIRHKLGLMRRADISTKNFRELAQEVGALLTYEATKDLPLETYEIPGWAGPVQVEKIAGKKITVVPILRAGIGMLEGVLSLIPGAKVSAVGVARNEETLQAHTYLEKLVPEINERLAMIIDPMLATGSSMVATIDLLKKAGCKDIRAMVLVAAPEGIAAVEKAHPDVQIYTASIDERLNENGYIIPGLGDAGDKIFGTKQKDA from the coding sequence ATGCCCACTCGCGAGATCCGCCACCCGCTGATCCGACACAAACTCGGCCTTATGCGCCGCGCCGACATTAGCACGAAGAACTTCCGCGAGCTTGCTCAGGAAGTCGGAGCGCTGCTCACTTACGAAGCCACCAAAGACTTGCCCCTGGAAACCTATGAAATCCCAGGTTGGGCCGGTCCCGTCCAGGTCGAGAAAATCGCTGGCAAGAAAATCACCGTGGTGCCGATCCTGCGCGCCGGTATCGGCATGCTCGAAGGCGTCCTCAGCCTGATCCCGGGCGCCAAGGTGAGTGCCGTGGGCGTGGCCCGCAATGAAGAGACCTTGCAGGCCCACACCTACCTGGAAAAACTCGTACCGGAAATCAACGAGCGGCTGGCGATGATCATCGACCCGATGCTCGCCACCGGCAGCTCCATGGTGGCCACCATCGACCTGCTGAAAAAAGCCGGTTGCAAGGACATCCGCGCCATGGTGCTGGTGGCCGCGCCCGAAGGCATCGCCGCCGTCGAGAAAGCTCACCCGGATGTGCAGATCTACACCGCCTCCATCGACGAACGCCTGAATGAAAACGGCTACATCATCCCAGGCCTGGGCGATGCCGGTGACAAGATCTTCGGCACCAAGCAGAAGGACGCGTGA
- a CDS encoding SOS response-associated peptidase — MCGRYALFRWNPTFAALPGFPADQQAQWNISPNDSVLIQRLSEGHRTLARARWGLTPPWLTDLSRTPAHARAETLAEQPMFREAFRQRRCLLPANGFYEWRGTQRKRPYWLTPGEGSTLFFAAIWEAYPVQEQVWLSTAVVTQAAQSQRRPLILDAAGQQAWLDPETPLHVLQGLLASEPVALRERVLANLVNDPKLNGPECLTPA; from the coding sequence ATGTGTGGACGTTATGCCCTGTTTCGCTGGAACCCCACTTTTGCTGCGTTGCCGGGTTTTCCGGCCGACCAACAGGCCCAGTGGAACATCTCCCCGAATGATTCGGTGCTGATCCAGCGCCTGAGCGAAGGCCATCGCACCCTGGCGCGGGCGCGCTGGGGCCTTACGCCGCCGTGGCTGACGGACCTTTCCCGCACGCCGGCCCATGCCCGCGCCGAAACCCTGGCCGAACAGCCAATGTTCCGCGAGGCGTTTCGCCAGCGCCGTTGCCTGCTGCCCGCCAACGGTTTCTATGAATGGCGCGGCACCCAGCGCAAGCGCCCGTACTGGTTGACGCCGGGAGAGGGCTCGACGTTGTTTTTCGCCGCGATCTGGGAGGCGTATCCGGTGCAGGAGCAGGTATGGCTGAGTACGGCGGTGGTGACCCAGGCCGCTCAGAGTCAGCGCCGTCCGCTGATTCTGGACGCGGCGGGGCAGCAAGCCTGGCTCGATCCCGAAACGCCATTGCATGTGTTGCAGGGGTTGCTGGCCAGTGAACCGGTCGCGTTGCGCGAGCGGGTCCTGGCCAATCTGGTCAACGATCCCAAGCTCAATGGGCCGGAGTGCCTGACCCCGGCCTAG
- a CDS encoding 1-acyl-sn-glycerol-3-phosphate acyltransferase: MGEFDTIRPYNDSEVPAVLARLFSDKAFLDILTHFRFPRFAGALGWLLKPMIARKLRREFAGVTTVATLQDKVEYYVDHTIDRATDGVTYTGVEQLKSGTAYLFLANHRDIVMDPAFVNYAVYHAGLPTPRIAIGDNLLQKPFVSDLMRLNKSFIVHRSITGRKEKMAAYNLLSAYINHSILNDCQSIWIAQAEGRAKDGDDRTESAILKMFHVSRKDEPFAEVIQSLNLTPVSISYEYDPCDAAKARELYIRATTGTYTKAPGEDDVSIALGITGYKGRVHVNFAPPITERFEDTKLLAAEMDRQILGGYRLFPVHYLAYAQWADADPQLQVPKAAELFPADELAKAKAEWERRLNECPAEHRPFLMVQYATPVRNQYRVKAGIAL, encoded by the coding sequence ATGGGCGAATTCGATACCATCCGACCTTACAACGACAGCGAAGTCCCGGCAGTGCTGGCACGGCTGTTCAGTGACAAGGCCTTTCTGGACATCCTGACCCACTTTCGCTTCCCGCGCTTTGCCGGCGCCCTGGGCTGGCTGCTCAAGCCAATGATCGCCCGCAAACTGCGCCGTGAGTTCGCCGGCGTCACCACCGTGGCCACGCTGCAGGATAAAGTCGAGTACTACGTCGACCACACCATTGACCGGGCGACCGACGGCGTGACCTACACCGGCGTCGAGCAGCTCAAGTCCGGCACCGCCTACCTGTTTCTGGCCAACCACCGCGATATCGTGATGGACCCGGCCTTCGTCAACTACGCCGTTTACCACGCCGGCCTGCCGACGCCGCGCATCGCCATCGGCGACAACCTGCTGCAAAAGCCGTTCGTCAGCGACCTGATGCGCTTGAACAAGAGCTTCATCGTGCACCGCTCGATCACCGGGCGAAAGGAGAAGATGGCGGCCTACAACCTGCTGTCGGCCTACATCAACCATTCGATCCTCAATGACTGCCAATCGATCTGGATCGCCCAGGCTGAAGGGCGCGCCAAGGATGGGGACGATCGCACCGAGTCGGCGATCCTCAAGATGTTTCACGTCAGCCGCAAGGACGAGCCGTTCGCCGAGGTGATCCAGTCGCTGAACCTGACGCCGGTGTCCATCAGCTACGAATACGACCCCTGCGACGCCGCCAAGGCCCGCGAACTGTATATCCGCGCCACCACCGGCACCTACACCAAGGCGCCGGGGGAAGACGATGTCAGCATCGCCTTGGGCATCACCGGCTACAAAGGCCGGGTGCATGTGAACTTCGCGCCACCGATCACCGAGCGTTTCGAAGACACCAAGCTGCTGGCCGCCGAAATGGACCGGCAGATTCTCGGCGGTTATCGATTGTTTCCGGTGCACTACCTGGCCTATGCCCAATGGGCTGACGCCGACCCGCAATTGCAGGTACCGAAGGCTGCCGAGCTATTCCCGGCCGATGAGTTGGCCAAGGCAAAGGCAGAGTGGGAGCGACGCTTGAACGAATGCCCGGCCGAGCACCGTCCGTTCCTGATGGTGCAATATGCAACACCGGTACGTAATCAGTACCGCGTCAAAGCCGGGATTGCACTGTAG
- a CDS encoding WbuC family cupin fold metalloprotein produces the protein MTRFLDQTLFAELAQKAGASPRGRHHHNFHQMEEPCHRLAVGLQPSTYVPPHRHLSADKAETLLVLQGRLGVLVFSDSGEVIAKRVMQAGGECSGVDLPPGVFHGLVVLAPDTVMFECKAGPYRPVGDGELADWAPREGDAGVVEYQRWMLAQFD, from the coding sequence ATGACCCGCTTTCTTGATCAGACCCTGTTTGCCGAATTGGCCCAGAAGGCGGGTGCCAGCCCTCGCGGTCGTCACCACCACAACTTCCACCAGATGGAAGAACCTTGCCATCGTTTGGCCGTGGGGTTGCAACCCAGCACCTACGTGCCGCCCCATCGGCATCTGAGCGCGGACAAGGCGGAAACCCTGTTGGTGCTCCAGGGGCGCCTGGGTGTGCTGGTGTTCAGCGACAGCGGTGAAGTGATCGCCAAGCGCGTGATGCAGGCGGGCGGCGAGTGTTCGGGCGTCGATCTGCCGCCGGGGGTATTCCACGGCCTGGTGGTGCTGGCGCCTGATACGGTGATGTTCGAGTGCAAGGCCGGGCCCTATCGGCCGGTCGGCGATGGCGAATTGGCGGACTGGGCGCCCCGCGAAGGCGATGCGGGTGTGGTCGAGTATCAACGCTGGATGCTTGCCCAGTTCGATTGA
- a CDS encoding YajG family lipoprotein has protein sequence MLQRLLFGLITVTSLTLVGCANSPQQLSPEPKLTTQLAPVGHGQPVSVRVVDGRPSPTLGSRGGLYPETALVSVNGQDVLPKLQAQAEAAVRLLGFTPANSPGAPQLTITLAELKYQSPKEGLYVTEASIGATFKSDVTAGTRRYSGRYGASLNQRFGMAPNQETNTKLVSDVLSDALTRLFKDPSIGQLLSSQ, from the coding sequence ATGTTGCAACGCCTGTTGTTCGGTTTGATCACTGTGACCAGCTTGACCCTGGTTGGCTGCGCCAACAGCCCGCAACAACTGAGCCCCGAGCCGAAACTCACGACGCAGTTGGCCCCGGTAGGCCATGGTCAGCCAGTGTCGGTGCGTGTGGTGGACGGTCGTCCATCGCCAACCTTGGGTTCCCGTGGCGGGCTGTACCCGGAAACCGCCCTTGTGTCGGTGAACGGTCAGGACGTGCTGCCCAAGCTGCAGGCCCAGGCAGAAGCCGCCGTGCGTCTGTTGGGTTTCACCCCGGCCAACTCGCCAGGTGCGCCTCAGTTGACCATTACCCTGGCCGAGTTGAAGTACCAGTCGCCCAAAGAAGGCCTGTATGTGACCGAGGCTTCCATCGGTGCGACGTTCAAGTCTGACGTCACCGCCGGCACCCGTCGCTACAGCGGCCGCTACGGCGCATCGCTCAATCAGCGCTTCGGCATGGCGCCGAACCAGGAAACCAACACCAAGCTGGTCAGCGACGTGCTGAGTGATGCGTTGACCCGCCTGTTCAAAGACCCAAGCATCGGTCAATTGCTCAGTTCGCAATAA
- the mqo gene encoding malate dehydrogenase (quinone), producing the protein MAHNEAVDVVLVGAGIMSATLAVLLKELDPGLKLEVVELMDSGAAESSNPWNNAGTGHAGLCELNYTPQAADGSIDIKKAVHINTQFEVSKQFWAYLTKKGTFGSSKSFISPVPHLSFVQGEKGVAYLRKRFETLSKHHAFSDMRYTEDRNQMAEWMPLMMPGRPLDEKIAATRVQNGTDVNFGALTNQLLSHLTSSADAHVKYSKRVTGLKRNGTGWTVSIKDVNSGNSREVDAKFVFLGAGGAALPLLQASGIEESKGFGGFPVSGQWLRCDNPEVVKHHQAKVYSQAAVGSPPMSVPHLDTRVVDGKKSLLFGPYAGFTTKFLKHGSFLDLPLSVRAGNIGPMLAVARDNMDLTKYLVSEVMQSMEQRLESLRRFYPQAKAEDWRLEVAGQRVQIIKKDPKKGGVLQFGTELVAAKDGSLAALLGASPGASVTVSIMLELIERCFPTKAAGEWAAKLHEIFPAREKVLETDAELYHKINAQNNISLELVEQSSEAESFA; encoded by the coding sequence ATGGCGCATAACGAAGCAGTCGACGTAGTACTGGTAGGGGCCGGCATCATGAGTGCCACCCTGGCCGTGCTGCTCAAAGAGCTCGACCCCGGTCTCAAGCTGGAAGTCGTTGAGCTGATGGATTCGGGTGCCGCGGAAAGTTCTAACCCGTGGAACAACGCCGGTACCGGCCACGCCGGGCTGTGTGAGCTGAACTACACACCGCAGGCCGCCGATGGTTCCATCGACATCAAGAAAGCCGTGCACATCAATACCCAGTTCGAGGTGTCGAAACAGTTCTGGGCGTACCTGACCAAAAAAGGCACGTTTGGCTCGTCCAAATCCTTTATCAGCCCGGTGCCGCACCTGAGTTTCGTGCAGGGCGAAAAAGGCGTGGCCTACCTGCGCAAGCGCTTTGAAACCCTCAGCAAGCACCATGCGTTCTCGGACATGCGCTACACCGAAGACCGCAACCAGATGGCCGAGTGGATGCCGCTGATGATGCCGGGCCGCCCGCTCGACGAAAAAATCGCCGCCACCCGCGTACAGAACGGCACCGACGTCAACTTCGGCGCCCTGACCAACCAGCTGCTCAGCCATCTGACCAGCTCGGCGGACGCCCACGTCAAGTACAGCAAGCGCGTCACCGGCCTCAAGCGTAACGGTACCGGCTGGACCGTGAGCATCAAGGACGTCAACAGCGGCAACAGCCGCGAAGTGGACGCCAAGTTCGTGTTCCTCGGCGCCGGCGGCGCGGCCCTGCCGCTGTTGCAGGCCTCGGGCATCGAAGAAAGCAAAGGCTTCGGCGGCTTCCCGGTCAGCGGCCAGTGGCTGCGTTGCGACAACCCGGAAGTGGTCAAGCACCACCAGGCCAAGGTCTACAGCCAGGCCGCCGTGGGTTCGCCGCCAATGTCCGTGCCGCACCTGGACACCCGCGTGGTCGATGGCAAGAAGTCCCTGCTGTTCGGACCTTACGCCGGCTTCACCACCAAGTTCCTCAAGCACGGCTCGTTCCTCGACCTGCCGCTGTCGGTACGTGCCGGCAACATCGGTCCGATGCTGGCCGTGGCCCGCGACAACATGGACCTGACCAAGTACCTGGTCAGCGAAGTGATGCAGTCCATGGAACAGCGCCTGGAATCCCTGCGCCGCTTCTACCCGCAAGCCAAAGCCGAAGACTGGCGCCTGGAAGTGGCCGGCCAACGGGTGCAGATCATCAAGAAAGATCCGAAGAAAGGCGGCGTGCTGCAGTTCGGCACCGAGCTGGTCGCGGCCAAAGATGGTTCGCTGGCCGCACTACTGGGCGCTTCCCCAGGCGCATCGGTGACCGTGTCGATCATGCTGGAACTGATCGAGCGCTGCTTCCCGACCAAGGCGGCCGGTGAGTGGGCAGCCAAGCTGCATGAGATCTTCCCGGCCCGTGAGAAGGTCCTGGAGACCGACGCCGAGCTGTACCACAAGATCAACGCGCAAAACAACATCAGCCTGGAATTGGTTGAGCAAAGCAGCGAGGCCGAAAGCTTCGCTTGA
- a CDS encoding hypoxanthine-guanine phosphoribosyltransferase: MSADLEHIRQIMREADCLYTEAQVEEAIAKVGAQITREMADTNPVVFCVMNGGLIFAGKLLTHLHFPLEASYLHATRYRNETSGGDLFWKAKPEVSFIDRDVLIIDDILDEGHTLGAIIDFCKHAGARKVHTAVLIDKDHDRKARPEMKADFVGLPCIDRYIFGYGMDYKGYWRNANGIYAVKGM; encoded by the coding sequence ATGTCCGCTGATCTCGAGCATATCCGTCAAATCATGCGCGAGGCTGACTGCCTGTATACCGAAGCGCAAGTCGAAGAGGCGATCGCCAAGGTGGGGGCGCAGATCACCCGCGAAATGGCCGACACCAACCCGGTGGTGTTCTGCGTGATGAACGGTGGCCTTATCTTCGCCGGCAAATTGCTCACCCATCTGCACTTCCCGCTGGAAGCGTCCTACCTGCACGCTACCCGCTATCGTAACGAAACCAGCGGCGGCGACCTGTTCTGGAAAGCCAAGCCGGAAGTCTCGTTCATCGACCGCGACGTGCTGATCATCGATGACATCCTCGACGAAGGTCACACCCTGGGCGCGATCATCGACTTCTGCAAACACGCCGGCGCGCGCAAAGTGCACACCGCTGTGCTGATCGACAAGGACCACGACCGCAAGGCGCGCCCGGAAATGAAAGCCGATTTCGTCGGCCTGCCGTGCATCGACCGTTATATCTTCGGCTACGGCATGGACTACAAAGGCTATTGGCGCAACGCCAATGGGATTTACGCCGTCAAAGGGATGTAA
- a CDS encoding CPXCG motif-containing cysteine-rich protein, whose protein sequence is MLETESYDCPYCGEPVEAVLDLSGGDQSYIEDCPVCCRPINFTLQTDGHEWMLDVHAENE, encoded by the coding sequence ATGCTGGAAACCGAGTCGTACGATTGTCCTTATTGTGGTGAGCCGGTCGAAGCCGTGCTGGATCTTTCCGGCGGCGATCAGTCCTACATCGAGGATTGCCCGGTGTGTTGCCGGCCGATCAATTTCACCCTGCAAACGGACGGTCACGAATGGATGCTTGACGTCCATGCCGAGAATGAATAG
- a CDS encoding methyl-accepting chemotaxis protein, producing MTATAQDVARNATQAAQAASHADQAASQGMRIVRDTSTSIGTLAEEIGKAVGVVQALAKDSENINAILTAIRAIAEQTNLLALNAAIEAARAGEQGRGFAVVADEVRNLAQKTQQATGEIQTMIQQLQQGTRDVVRVMEDSQHRTDESVQHAAKAAEALETISQAVSVINDMNTQIASAAEEQSAVAEDINRNVINIGQVANEVAGGADESSAASADLTKLAEQQRRLINQFRV from the coding sequence ATGACCGCCACTGCACAAGACGTCGCACGCAACGCCACCCAAGCCGCACAAGCCGCCAGCCACGCCGACCAGGCGGCCAGCCAGGGCATGCGCATCGTGCGCGATACCTCCACGTCCATCGGGACACTCGCCGAGGAAATCGGCAAAGCCGTCGGCGTGGTACAGGCCTTGGCCAAGGACAGCGAGAACATCAATGCCATCCTGACCGCGATTCGCGCCATTGCCGAACAGACCAATCTGCTGGCGCTCAATGCCGCCATCGAGGCCGCGCGGGCTGGCGAGCAAGGCCGTGGCTTTGCCGTGGTGGCGGACGAAGTGCGCAACCTGGCGCAGAAAACCCAACAGGCCACCGGAGAAATCCAGACCATGATCCAGCAGTTGCAGCAGGGCACGCGGGACGTGGTGCGGGTGATGGAGGACAGTCAGCACCGCACCGATGAAAGTGTGCAACACGCGGCCAAGGCGGCCGAGGCGCTGGAGACCATCAGCCAGGCGGTGTCAGTCATCAACGACATGAACACCCAGATCGCCAGCGCCGCCGAGGAGCAGAGCGCGGTGGCCGAAGACATCAATCGCAACGTGATCAATATCGGCCAAGTGGCCAATGAAGTGGCGGGCGGCGCGGATGAGTCCAGCGCGGCCAGTGCGGACCTGACCAAGCTGGCGGAGCAACAGCGGCGGTTGATCAATCAGTTCAGAGTCTAG
- a CDS encoding IS1182 family transposase, producing MSRFRPINREIDYLLPPSVQDWLPESHLARYVVEVVEGLDLSKLESVYAGRGSAAYHPAMLLSLLIYGYATGAYSSRKIERASYDSLAFRFIACDQHPDHDTLASFRRRHGEQFAATFVQVLQIARENQVSRFGTVSLDGTKIHANASRHSALSYAHAEKIEAQLKAEVQEMLKLAEAADQSDLPDGVSLPDEIKRREDRLAAIAEAKTKIEARAKERLEREQAEYQAKLDKREAKEKANGKKPGGKPPKPPQVGPRPDDQINLTDEESRIMKVAGGGFEQCYNAQALVDSESMLVMAPHVTQAGNDKEQVVPMLAKLQALPEELNQPEKFLADSGYFSEKNVEACEAARIEPLIAVGRDAHHRHWRERFEEPAASSEPTSPVDKMKHRLKTKAGRAAYGQRKQTVEPVFGIIKSVMGFRQFLLRGLANVQNEWTLVCLAWNLKRMATLRPHSVQNA from the coding sequence ATGAGCCGCTTTCGACCGATAAACCGCGAAATCGACTACTTGCTCCCGCCGTCGGTGCAGGACTGGCTGCCCGAGTCACATTTGGCGCGCTACGTGGTGGAGGTCGTAGAGGGCCTGGATCTGTCGAAGCTGGAGAGCGTCTATGCGGGCCGTGGCAGCGCTGCCTACCATCCGGCTATGTTGCTGTCGTTGCTGATCTACGGCTATGCCACGGGTGCGTATTCAAGCCGCAAGATCGAGCGAGCCAGCTATGACTCCCTGGCGTTCCGGTTTATCGCCTGCGACCAGCACCCGGATCACGACACCCTGGCCAGCTTCCGCCGTCGCCACGGAGAGCAGTTCGCCGCGACCTTTGTGCAGGTACTGCAAATCGCGCGCGAGAACCAAGTCTCGCGTTTTGGCACGGTCAGTCTGGACGGCACCAAGATCCACGCCAATGCCTCGCGGCACAGCGCCCTGTCCTATGCTCACGCCGAGAAGATCGAGGCCCAGCTAAAGGCCGAGGTCCAGGAGATGCTCAAGCTGGCAGAAGCGGCCGATCAGAGCGACCTCCCCGACGGGGTCAGTCTGCCCGACGAGATCAAGCGGCGCGAAGACCGCCTGGCCGCCATAGCAGAAGCCAAGACCAAGATCGAAGCGCGGGCCAAGGAACGCCTCGAGCGCGAGCAGGCCGAGTATCAAGCCAAGCTGGACAAGCGCGAGGCCAAGGAAAAGGCCAACGGCAAGAAGCCTGGAGGCAAACCGCCGAAGCCGCCGCAGGTGGGCCCGCGCCCGGACGACCAGATCAACCTGACCGACGAAGAGTCGCGCATCATGAAGGTGGCTGGTGGCGGCTTCGAGCAGTGCTACAACGCCCAAGCGCTGGTCGATAGCGAATCCATGTTGGTCATGGCGCCGCATGTGACCCAGGCGGGCAACGACAAGGAACAGGTCGTACCGATGCTGGCCAAGCTTCAAGCGCTTCCCGAGGAGCTGAACCAGCCGGAGAAATTCCTGGCCGATAGCGGCTACTTCAGCGAGAAGAATGTCGAAGCCTGCGAGGCCGCCAGGATCGAGCCCCTGATTGCCGTGGGCCGCGACGCCCACCATCGGCACTGGCGCGAGCGTTTCGAAGAGCCGGCAGCGTCATCGGAGCCGACCAGTCCGGTCGACAAAATGAAGCACCGACTCAAGACCAAGGCCGGGCGCGCGGCCTATGGGCAGCGCAAGCAGACGGTGGAACCGGTATTCGGAATCATCAAGTCGGTGATGGGCTTCCGTCAGTTCCTGCTGCGCGGTCTGGCGAATGTCCAGAACGAATGGACCCTGGTGTGCCTGGCGTGGAACTTGAAACGCATGGCCACGTTGCGCCCGCATTCCGTTCAAAATGCGTGA